GCGCCTTGGACGCCCGGCGCACCTGCTGGATCCGCTCCGCGTCGTGCGGGGTCGTGATCGACCCCTCGACCAGGGAGAGGTCGTACGGCCCGCGGACGGTCCCGCGGGATGCCTCGAGGAAGTACGCGACCTCGACCTGACCGGCGAGCCCGAGGAGCTCGTCCTCGCAGTCGAGCAGGCTCAGTTGACAGCCGTCGCACGACGCGAACTTCCACACCGCCAGGCGCGGTCGCCGTCGCGCGGCCATCAGAGTTCTCGCACCCGCAGCAGCGGCTCCACGCGGTCGTACCGAAACACCGGCCCGTCCCGACAGACGAAGGTGGGTCCGAGCTGGCAGTGCCCACAGAATCCGATCGCGCACTTCATGTTCCGCTCCATCGACAGGTAGATGCGGCCCGGGGGCACCCCGCGGCCGAGCACGTCGGCGATCGCAAAGCGCATCATCACCTCGGGACCGCACACCATGACCGTGGTCGCCGCCGGCTCGAACTCCGCGCGGGCGATGAGCGTGGTCACGACGCCCACGTGCCCTCGCCACGACTCGGACGGCGCCGCGTCCACGGTCGCCTCGACCTGCACGTCGAACCGGCCGCGCCAGCGGGCGACCTCCCGCTGGTACAACAGGTCGGCGGGCGTGCGCGCCCCGTAGAGGAGCGCGACCCGCCGGTAGCGGTCTCGCTGCGCGAGCACACGGTAGAGCACGGGCCGCAACGGCGGCAGGCCGACGCCGCCGGCGACGATCACCAGGTCGCCGCCGGCCGCCTCGTCCACGGGCCAGCCGCTCCCGAACGGACCGCGGACGCCGAGCACCTGCCCCTTCCGGAGATGGCAGAGGGCGTCGGTCACCGAGCCGACGGCCCGGACGGTGTGCACCAGCACCTGCGGGGTCGCCGGATCCCCGCTGATCGAGATCGCGGCCTCGCCGTGCCCGAACAGGTAGAGCATGTTGAACTGGCCCGGCGCAAAGACGAACTCCCCGGAGCCGGCCGCCGGCTCGGCCTCGAGCGTCACGACGTCGTGGCTCTCGCGCCGGGTCCGCCGGACGCAGAACGGCGTCGGCGCCATGGGGTCCGCGGCCGGCGGCAGCGCCGCCGTCTGCCTAGCCCCAGGTACCGTAGACATCCAACAACTGCATCCGGGTCGCGCGAAGTCGTTGCCCGATGATCTGCGCGAACCGCTTGAGGAGCTCGTAGCCCAGCCGAGGGTCCTCCTCGCACTTCTTGCGAATGCAGGCGCCGTCGAACGCCGTCGCGCGCACCAACTCGAGCGCCCGCGAATCCGACTGCTTGCGGTACGGCGGCACGAGCCAGGACCAGCCGAGCATCTCCCCCGGCCCGAGGGTCGAGATCGTCATGCGGCCGCGTCCGGGCGATGAGATCTCGATCGCGACCCGTCCGTGCCGGATCAGATAGAACCGGTCCGAAGGATCGCCCTCGTGGAACAGGTAGCTGCCGCCGTCGAAGCGCACGTTGGATGCGCATCCCGCGATCAACGCGAGATCGTCCGGCGGAAGACCGCGGAAGAACGGGTGGTCTGCAAGAAGATCATCAATCTCGCGCATGGTCGTCCTCCTGTGCCGGGGCCGCGGACGGCCGCGGCTCGCTCTCACGGATGGCCCGGAGTTCCTCCGTGATGTCGATCCCGACCGGGCACCACGTAATGCACCGGCCGCACCCCACGCAGCCGGATGATCCGAACTGATCGATCCAGGTCGCGAGTTTGTGGGTCATCCACTGACGATACCGCGACCGCGCTGAACTGCGCACGGACCCGCCGTGGATGTAGGAAAAGTCCATCGTGAAGCAGGAATCCCACTTCCGCCACCGCTCGGCGTGGTCGCCGGTCAGATCGGACGTGTCCTCGACGGTCGTGCAGAAGCAGGTTGGACAGGCCATCGTGCAGTTGCCGCAGGTGAGACACCGATCGGCGACCTCGGCCCAACGCGGGTGCTCGTAGTTGCGGTACAGGAGGTCCTTGATATCCGTGGTATCCATCGTGCGGCCCATCTGCGCGGCCGCGCGGTCGACCGCCTGCTGTGCCGCGCCTCGGTCCTCTGCGTCCGCATCGGTGCGAGGCACGTCTGCGAGCACCTCGGCGCCGCGCTCCGAGCCGACCTCGACCAGAAACCGGTGCCGGCCGCCGTCTTGGATCTCGGTGACAGCCAGGTCGAATCCCGACTGGGCCTTCGGCCCCGTCTTCATCGAGACGCAGAAGCAGGTCCCGCCGGCCTGCCCGCAGTTGACCGCCACGATGAACGCGCCCTCCCGGCGCGCCCGATACACGGGGTCGACGTGTGGGCCGTGGAGAAACACCCGGTCCTGGATCGCGATCGCGTGAAGCTCGCAGGACCGCACGCCGATGAACGCGTAGCGCGGTGGCTCGGCGGGTTGCTCTTCCATTACGAAGCCCCCGGTCTCCGTGCGACGGGCGTTCCACAGCCGCACGGCCGGAGGAAACAGGAACTTCTTCCACGAGTGGGGGCCGACGACGTAGCCAAACACCGCCTGGTCGTCCCGACGTCGCACGCGGTACGTTCCGGCCTCCTGTTCGTCGGTCCAGCCCACCGGGAGGTCCGCGGGCGTCTCGATCTCGCCGTACGCGATCGCGCCGTCCGCGAGCGTTGGCCCGATCAGGCGGTACCCGCGGCGACGCAGCGAGTCGAACAATACGCCGAGACCCTCCAGCGTGAGAACGAACGGCCCCGGTGCGTCATGCTCTGACATCGGTCTCCTCGCCACCGACACAGGAATGCAGTACCCACTTTGGCTTACACGTCGCCCGCGCAAGTCCCTCTGTACCTGTCGTTGGTTGGCGCCAGGTACGCCGCCAAAATACTCTCGGCACCCGATGGCGATTCGGGGTCCACCGCGATACACTGCTCATGGAGCGCACGCGGCGACGTGCCGAACCGACCGCTGCGGTCCCGCGATACGCCGGCAGCATCGTAGCCGGAGAGCGTTTCGGCCGCGTCGGCGAGGGATCCGCAGGGAGCATTTGGGGCGGCACCGGCTGCACAGGTGCGCTCTCCATTTGTATCACCTTGTATCACCGCTCCCCGCCGTACAGCGCAGATTCCACGGGCCGCACACTCCTCCACCGAGAGGACCGCAAACGCAGACGAGCCACGAAACGCCGCCGGCCCGCCCCTACCGGACCACGAGGACCGGCAGATGCGCAGCGTGCAACACGCGCTCGCTCACGCTACCGAGGATGAGCCCGCCGATCTGGCCGAGTCCACGGCTCCCCAGGATGATCATGTCCGCCCCGAACTCCTGGGCGGCCTTGACGATCTCCGCCGAGGGGTCGCCCGTCCGGTACGCGGCGGTCACCGACCCGCTGATGCCCTCGAACTGACGCTTCGTCTGCTCGAGGACGCCCTGGCCGGCCTGCTCGAGCCCCTGCTCCACGATCTCGAGATCGACCATGGCGTCGGGCCCCGGTCCGCCCATCGCGAACGTGGGGATGTGTCCGACCGTCACCAGGAACACCTCGGTCTTGCTGAGTTCGCGGGCGAGACGCGCGGCAAGCGCCGCGGCGCGGATCGCGTGCGGGGATCCGTCGGTAGCGACGAGCAACTTCATCGATGTCCCCTCCCTCGGGTGCACCTCTCGGACGCGTCCGGTGTCTTGTGCTCGTCGGCGTGCGCCCCATCCCCATCCCTCACGACGACCACGGAGCCGACCCCCTCGTCCGCTGGCGCGCGCCCGGGGTCCGCTGGACCGTAGTCAGGGTACCACGGCCGGCGGGGATTCACGATCCGGTCGAGGATCGATTCTCCACACGTGCCCGCAGCCGCGGACGGACGCGATCGGCAGCCGGGCGCAAGGTCGGTTCGAGGACCGATGGCGCTGGGCGGTCGCCGTGGTCCATACTGAGGCTGGCAAGGCAGTAGACTGCCCGTCTTCGCAGTCGCGCCGGGGTCTGGCCAGTGATCGCCGGGCACTAGAGGGGGGCGTTCGATGAGGAACCTCAGAGCACGTGAGATCATGTCCGCGCCGGCCGTCACCGTCTCGCCGGACACGCCGGTGCGAGAGGTCGTGACGCTCATGGTCCGCTTCGGCATCAGCGGGCTGCCAGTCGCCGACGAAGAGGGGCGGCTCGTGGGCATCGTTACCGAGGCGGACGTCCTCCGCAAAGAGGAGCGGCCGCAACCGACCCCGCCGATCGTCTCGTGGCACGGCCGGTCCCTGTGGCTCGAGCGCCGCGTGGACCAGTACCAAAAGCTGACGGGGACCACCGCAGGGGAGTTGATGACGGAGAACGTCCTGAGCGCGACCGAGGACACCCACGTGCGCGAGCTCGTGCACCTCATGCTCGCCCACGGCGTCAACCGCATTCCGATCGTCCGCGACGGCCGCGTCGTCGGCATCGTCAGCCGCGCCGACGTGCTCACGGTGTTCCTGCGGGACGACGAGGAGATCGTCAACGAGGTCCGCCGCTCCCTGGCGCAGGATGCGGGCATCGACCCATCTGCGCTCACGATCACCTGCACGGACGGCGTCGTCGCGGTGACCGGACAGATCGGGCGCCGCAGCGATCGCGACCTGGCCGTCACGTGGATCAGGGCGGTGGACGGCGTCATCGGCGTGCAGGCGGCCGACTTCACCTACGTCGTCGACGACGTCGCACTCGGCCGGATCACCGCCTGAGCGCGACGACGCTGCTCCACCCGATGCGATCGACGGCGCCGGACTCGGCCGCCTAGCGTCGTGTCCGGGATCGCAGGAAGGCGATGACGTCGTCGAGTTCCTGCGGCGTGATGTTGTTCGCAAACGCCGGCATGTTCGTGCCCCCGTTGAGAATCCGCCACGTCATCTGCGCGGACGTGAGGCGGTCGCCCACGTCGGTGAGATCGGGACCCCGCTGACCGCCCCGCCCCGCGATCGCGTGGCAGGCCTCGCACCCCTTGTCGTGAAACAGGCGTGCCCCGACCGCGACCGGTCCGCCGGAGGCGCCGACGACCCGAGACGTGAGCGGCGCGGCATCAAACGCGGGCGACCACGGCGCCTTGGCGCCGGCGATCCAGAGCGTCGCGATCATGAGACACACCACGAGCACGCTGCCGACCGCCCACGGCCGCCGGGCGGGGCTCCGTTCGCCACGGTTCGAGACGAACGGGATCACCAACAGCACCACGCCGGCGATCATCGGGCCGAGGATCATGAAGTAGTTCTCGAGATCGGGCGGGATCAGCGCAAGCGCGCCAAAGTACCAGAGCAGGTACCAATCGGGCCGGGGGTCGGCCTGGAGCACCGTTGGGTCGGGCGGCCTGTCCAACTCGGGCGCGCCGAACACCACGGCGGCGAGCACCACCGCCGTGACCATCGCCACACCGAAGACGACGTCGCGCCACGCCGCGTCCGGCCAGAACGGTCGGCCCTCCCGATCGAGCATCGCGTGGTACCACGCCCGGTAGGTCTTTGGCTCGACCGGGCGGCCCGGCGTCGGCGGCTCCGAGATGCCGTGGTGCAGCACGAGCCAGAGGTGCACGCCGATGAACACGAAGATCACCGCGGGGATGAAGAAGACGTGGAACGCAAAGAACCGGCTGAGCGTCTGCCCGCCCCACGTGTCGCCCGCGAGGACGAAGTGGGCGATCGCCTCGCCGACGAACGGGATCCGCCCCACCTGCTCCGCCACCACCGCCACCGTCCAGACGGCCGTCTGGTCCCACCGCAGCAGCTGACCCGTGAACGCGATGACGATCGTCACCATGAACAGCACCACCCCGGTGAGCCAGTTGGCTTCCCGAGGATACTTGTACGCCCCCATCAGGAATGTGCGCGCCATGTGGAGGCCGATCAGGAAGACCATCGCCGACGCGCCCCAATAGTGGATCCCGCGGAGCACGCCGCCGAACGGGGCCTGGTGCGTGATGAACTGCAACGTCTGGTACGCGTCCGATGTGGACGGGATGTACGCGAGCGCGAGCGCGATCCCGGTGACGACCTGCACGAGGAACGCGAACAGGGTGGCGCTCCCGAACACGTAGTACCACCGCGCAGACGACGGCACGGGGTGCCGGAGCACCGGACCCATCACCTTCGACAGGCCGGTGCGGTCGTCGATCGCTTCCCATGCGCGCCTCACAACCCCCATCGGCAGCCTACTTCACCGTGGTCGTGATCGGCAGCGGGCTGGTGAGGATCTCGACCTGCCCGTTGCGGACGCGCACCGGATACTGCGGCAACGGCTTCGGCGGCGGGCCGGCGGCCACGGTGCCGTCGTTATAGTAGACGCCGCCGTGACACGGGCACATGAACAGGTTGGCGTCCGGCAACCACCGCACCGGACAGCCGAGATGGGTGCAGTTCACGGAAAACGCGATGAAGCGGTGTTCCCCGTCCCGGCGCAGCCACGCCGCCGTCCTGGCGACGACGCCCGCCCACGGCAGCGGCGACGAGTCGGCGAACGTGACCTCGGACGTCGTCCCCACGGCGAACCGGTCGACCGGACCGACCGCACGCCACACCTGCGCGGTCCGCTCGAACAGGGGCGCGACCAGAAACCCCACGAACGGGATCGCGACGATCGCGGCCGCCCACGCGGTGAGCACGAGGCTCAGCCGCGAGAAGAACTCGCGCCGGCGCACCTCCTCGGGCCCGTCGCGCCGCGCCGCGCCGGTCGTGTGGTCACTCATGAGACGTCCCCTCACGCCGGATCTCGCGGATCCAGCCGACGACGGCCAGCGAGAGGACCCCGACGCCGACGGCAAAGATCAGGTACGAGGTCACCACCCCCCAGAAGATGAACACGGTGCCGAGCGCGGCCGCGATCGGCCACGGCGTCCGCCGGGGCAGATGCTCCGGTTTGGGCACGTTCCATCCCTCGCGGTCGACGGCGATCCCCGTGACGGCCCCGGCGCCGCGCGCATCCCCGCCCCGGCGCCGTTCAGGCGACACGCGGCGACCCCTTGCGCCCCCGGTCGGGCGCGGTCGGGCGGTCGACGGCACCGAACGGCTCCGCGTCCGCCTCGCGGTACCAGCGCCCGAGCGTCCCGAGGATCGCGCACAAGTACACGAGCCCGCCCGGCACCCACATCAGCAGGCCACCGAGCTGCTGGTCCGCCGCGGGCGACAGTCCCCACCCGCCGCGGATCGTCGGTAGCAGCCCCTGCGGGTCCGCAGGGTGCAGGTACGCCGGGTAGAGCCCCGGCGGCGAAAACGTGAGGACGATCCCCAGGCCGCTCGACGCCAGCGCGGCGGCCAGGAGATACACGACCGCGCCGAGCGCCGGCAGCCGCGCCTCCGCGAGCGGGGCGCACACCGGCCACCAGAAGATCGTGCTCGTCACGAGGAAGCTCAAGTGTTGTGCGACGTGCACCAGCCCGTGCGCGAGCGCGGCGTTGTACAGGACGGGCACGTGCCAAGCGCACATCGTGCCGATGCCGAGCACCCAGGCGGCGACCGGGTGCCCGAGGCCGCCCTCCGCGCGCCGGAGCGCGGGCACCCGCAGCGCGGCGCGCGCCCACTCCGGGGGGATGCCCAGCAGGAGCAGCGGCGGCACCACCAACATGAGCAGCATGTGCTGCAGCATGTGCACGCTAAAAAGATACCGGTCGCCGAGCCCATCGAGCGGGGAGTTGAGCGCCAGCAGCAGAACGGCGACGCCGCCGAGAAACCACCCCGCCCGGCGCGGCGCGGCCCGGCCGGCCAGGCCCAGGTAGGCGCCGGCGAGCACGGCGCACCCGGCCACCGCCGACGGCTCCCACGACCATGTCGAGGCGAGCACGCGCCAGACCGTCATTTGACGAACGCCCAGACGTAGATCAGGGTGTAGAGCACGATCCACACGGCGTCGACGAAATGCCAGTACAGCGAGACCACCTCGACGCCCACCGACGTCGGCCCCCGAAACTGGCCGAGCAGCGCCAGGACGAACAACGTCCCGAGGAGGACCAAGCCCAGGAACACGTGCAGCCCGTGAAACCCCGTCAGGGTGAAGAACGTCGCACCGAACAGGTCCCGGGCCACGGTGACGTTCTCGTGGAGCAGCCCCAGCCACTCTTGCCCCTGCCCAAACAGGAAGAGCGCCCCGAGCACGACCGTCGCGCCCAGCCAACCGATGAAGGCACTCCGCCGTCCCCGCCGCTGCTCGCGCATGCCCCACCAGAGCGTCACGCTGCTCGCGATCAGGAACGCGGTGTTG
Above is a window of bacterium DNA encoding:
- a CDS encoding Rieske 2Fe-2S domain-containing protein, which gives rise to MSDHTTGAARRDGPEEVRRREFFSRLSLVLTAWAAAIVAIPFVGFLVAPLFERTAQVWRAVGPVDRFAVGTTSEVTFADSSPLPWAGVVARTAAWLRRDGEHRFIAFSVNCTHLGCPVRWLPDANLFMCPCHGGVYYNDGTVAAGPPPKPLPQYPVRVRNGQVEILTSPLPITTTVK
- a CDS encoding FAD/NAD(P)-binding protein, which codes for MSTVPGARQTAALPPAADPMAPTPFCVRRTRRESHDVVTLEAEPAAGSGEFVFAPGQFNMLYLFGHGEAAISISGDPATPQVLVHTVRAVGSVTDALCHLRKGQVLGVRGPFGSGWPVDEAAGGDLVIVAGGVGLPPLRPVLYRVLAQRDRYRRVALLYGARTPADLLYQREVARWRGRFDVQVEATVDAAPSESWRGHVGVVTTLIARAEFEPAATTVMVCGPEVMMRFAIADVLGRGVPPGRIYLSMERNMKCAIGFCGHCQLGPTFVCRDGPVFRYDRVEPLLRVREL
- a CDS encoding universal stress protein → MKLLVATDGSPHAIRAAALAARLARELSKTEVFLVTVGHIPTFAMGGPGPDAMVDLEIVEQGLEQAGQGVLEQTKRQFEGISGSVTAAYRTGDPSAEIVKAAQEFGADMIILGSRGLGQIGGLILGSVSERVLHAAHLPVLVVR
- a CDS encoding 4Fe-4S dicluster domain-containing protein; its protein translation is MSEHDAPGPFVLTLEGLGVLFDSLRRRGYRLIGPTLADGAIAYGEIETPADLPVGWTDEQEAGTYRVRRRDDQAVFGYVVGPHSWKKFLFPPAVRLWNARRTETGGFVMEEQPAEPPRYAFIGVRSCELHAIAIQDRVFLHGPHVDPVYRARREGAFIVAVNCGQAGGTCFCVSMKTGPKAQSGFDLAVTEIQDGGRHRFLVEVGSERGAEVLADVPRTDADAEDRGAAQQAVDRAAAQMGRTMDTTDIKDLLYRNYEHPRWAEVADRCLTCGNCTMACPTCFCTTVEDTSDLTGDHAERWRKWDSCFTMDFSYIHGGSVRSSARSRYRQWMTHKLATWIDQFGSSGCVGCGRCITWCPVGIDITEELRAIRESEPRPSAAPAQEDDHARD
- a CDS encoding cytochrome b N-terminal domain-containing protein; amino-acid sequence: MGVVRRAWEAIDDRTGLSKVMGPVLRHPVPSSARWYYVFGSATLFAFLVQVVTGIALALAYIPSTSDAYQTLQFITHQAPFGGVLRGIHYWGASAMVFLIGLHMARTFLMGAYKYPREANWLTGVVLFMVTIVIAFTGQLLRWDQTAVWTVAVVAEQVGRIPFVGEAIAHFVLAGDTWGGQTLSRFFAFHVFFIPAVIFVFIGVHLWLVLHHGISEPPTPGRPVEPKTYRAWYHAMLDREGRPFWPDAAWRDVVFGVAMVTAVVLAAVVFGAPELDRPPDPTVLQADPRPDWYLLWYFGALALIPPDLENYFMILGPMIAGVVLLVIPFVSNRGERSPARRPWAVGSVLVVCLMIATLWIAGAKAPWSPAFDAAPLTSRVVGASGGPVAVGARLFHDKGCEACHAIAGRGGQRGPDLTDVGDRLTSAQMTWRILNGGTNMPAFANNITPQELDDVIAFLRSRTRR
- a CDS encoding cytochrome c oxidase assembly protein; translation: MTVWRVLASTWSWEPSAVAGCAVLAGAYLGLAGRAAPRRAGWFLGGVAVLLLALNSPLDGLGDRYLFSVHMLQHMLLMLVVPPLLLLGIPPEWARAALRVPALRRAEGGLGHPVAAWVLGIGTMCAWHVPVLYNAALAHGLVHVAQHLSFLVTSTIFWWPVCAPLAEARLPALGAVVYLLAAALASSGLGIVLTFSPPGLYPAYLHPADPQGLLPTIRGGWGLSPAADQQLGGLLMWVPGGLVYLCAILGTLGRWYREADAEPFGAVDRPTAPDRGRKGSPRVA
- a CDS encoding cyclic nucleotide-binding domain-containing protein encodes the protein MREIDDLLADHPFFRGLPPDDLALIAGCASNVRFDGGSYLFHEGDPSDRFYLIRHGRVAIEISSPGRGRMTISTLGPGEMLGWSWLVPPYRKQSDSRALELVRATAFDGACIRKKCEEDPRLGYELLKRFAQIIGQRLRATRMQLLDVYGTWG
- a CDS encoding CBS domain-containing protein, translating into MRNLRAREIMSAPAVTVSPDTPVREVVTLMVRFGISGLPVADEEGRLVGIVTEADVLRKEERPQPTPPIVSWHGRSLWLERRVDQYQKLTGTTAGELMTENVLSATEDTHVRELVHLMLAHGVNRIPIVRDGRVVGIVSRADVLTVFLRDDEEIVNEVRRSLAQDAGIDPSALTITCTDGVVAVTGQIGRRSDRDLAVTWIRAVDGVIGVQAADFTYVVDDVALGRITA